The region TCGTCTCGGCGGCCAGCGGGCGCGCCCCGTGGTCGACGAGCACGACGAGACCCGTCGCCGCCCATCCCTCGATGGCGGTGACGAGGCGGCCCGCGGCCACGTCGTCGAGGCCGAGGAACGGCTCGTCGAGGATCCTGACGCGCGCCTCGCGGAGCGTCGTGAGGACGACCCACGCGCTGCGCCGCTGGCCGGTCGAGAGCAGGTCGGCTCGCACGGCGAGGCAACCGCCGAGCCCCGCGCCGACCAGCGCGGAGAGCGCGCGGTCGGCGTCGACGCCCGCTGCCCTCGCGAAGAGGCGCGCATGGCGCTCGAGGCTCACCGCCGGCAGGAGCGCCGGCTCGCTGCGGGTCACGGTGCGGGCGCCGCGCGCGAGCCTGCCGCTCGCGACCCGTCCATTGACGAGCACGCGGCCTCGGCGAGGTGCCACGGAGCCGCCGAGCAGCTCGACGACGGTGCTCTTGCCGACGCCGTTGCGGCCGGTGAGGCGCACGAGCTGCGGCGCTCGAGCGTGCAGGTCGGGCACGCGCACGACCGCGCCGCCGATCGCCACGCTCCCGACGCCCTCGATGTCGACGCTCGTCATCGACGCCTGCCGAGCGGCAGCGCCACGCCCGCCGCCGCGACTGCGGCGCCGGCCACGGGCAGCCAAGCGACGGCGACAGCGCCCGTCGCGACGAGGAAGGGCGGCGTCAGCAGCATCGCGAAGGCGACGACGCGCACGGCGGCGCGCT is a window of Agrococcus sp. Marseille-Q4369 DNA encoding:
- a CDS encoding ATP-binding cassette domain-containing protein codes for the protein MTSVDIEGVGSVAIGGAVVRVPDLHARAPQLVRLTGRNGVGKSTVVELLGGSVAPRRGRVLVNGRVASGRLARGARTVTRSEPALLPAVSLERHARLFARAAGVDADRALSALVGAGLGGCLAVRADLLSTGQRRSAWVVLTTLREARVRILDEPFLGLDDVAAGRLVTAIEGWAATGLVVLVDHGARPLAAETTVARMEPA